One window of the Rosa rugosa chromosome 3, drRosRugo1.1, whole genome shotgun sequence genome contains the following:
- the LOC133735695 gene encoding mannose-P-dolichol utilization defect 1 protein homolog 2, with protein sequence MKVLGIDFSCALGALSNGQFPEKDCLLPLISTLLGYAIVAASTTVKLPQILKILENGSIRGLSILSFELELVGYTIALAYCLHGGLPFSAYGELAFLLIQALILVAIMYYYSQPVSIKRWMTALLYCGIAPTILAGRIDPVLFEALYASQHAIFLFAKIPQIWQNFSNKSTGELSFLTNFMNFGGSMVRVFTSIQEQAPKSVLLGSVLGVATNAILLSQILIYQKPKSRAEKEKKTE encoded by the exons ATGAAAGTCCTCGGAATCGATTTCAGCTGTGCTTTAGGGGCTCTTAGCAACGGCCAGTTTCCCGAGAAGGATTGCTTGCTTCCACTTATTTCCACGCTCCTCGGCTACGCCATCGTCGCCGCTTCCACCACCGTCAAACTCCCTCAG ATATTAAAGATTTTGGAAAATGGAAGTATCAGAGGTCTTAGTATCTTGTCCTTTGAGCTTGAACTAGTTGGTTACACGATTGCTTTGGCATATTGTCTTCATGGAGGGCTTCCCTTCTCAGCTTATGGGGAACTGGCTTTTCTTTTGATCCAAG ctCTAATATTAGTTGCCATTATGTACTATTACTCCCAACCTGTGAGCATCAAAAGATGGATGACGGCATTACT ATATTGTGGTATAGCACCAACCATATTAGCAGGTCGAATTGATCCTGTTCTATTTGAAGCTCTATAT GCATCACAACATGCAATTTTTCTCTTTGCCAAGATCCCGCAGATATGGCAGAACTTTTCT AACAAAAGTACAGGGGAGCTCAGCTTCTTAACGAACTTTATGAACTTTGGAGGTTCTATGG TGAGAGTTTTCACCAGCATCCAAGAACAAGCTCCAAAAAGTG TTTTGTTGGGCTCTGTACTTGGTGTTGCAACAAATGCCATCCTCCTGAGTCAGATACTTATATACCAAAAGCCAAAATCTCGTGctgagaaggagaagaaaacggAGTAG